From Thermus tengchongensis, the proteins below share one genomic window:
- a CDS encoding metallopeptidase family protein → MTYEAFVALVERLWAEVPEAFKRELQGVHVLPQAKPEPGLEGVWRLGEYLDPGPPSALGGFEGLGRHIALYYGSFRKVAGPGFDWEEEVWETLLHELRHHLESLAGRDELVQEDLRRLAEFRRGGGPGGEGR, encoded by the coding sequence ATGACCTACGAGGCCTTTGTAGCCCTGGTGGAAAGGCTTTGGGCGGAGGTTCCCGAGGCCTTCAAACGGGAGCTTCAGGGGGTGCACGTCCTGCCCCAGGCCAAGCCCGAGCCCGGGCTAGAGGGGGTTTGGCGGCTTGGGGAGTACCTGGACCCCGGGCCCCCCTCGGCCCTAGGGGGATTTGAGGGGCTGGGGCGGCACATCGCCCTCTACTACGGTTCCTTCCGAAAGGTGGCGGGACCGGGGTTTGACTGGGAGGAGGAGGTCTGGGAAACCCTCCTCCACGAGCTAAGGCACCACCTGGAGTCCCTTGCGGGCCGGGACGAGCTGGTCCAGGAAGACCTTAGGCGCCTGGCCGAGTTTCGCCGGGGCGGGGGGCCTGGGGGAGAAGGCCGTTAG
- a CDS encoding DUF2203 domain-containing protein, which translates to MFARIFTKEEADALLPEIRRVLSQMRQARKELSEVQARLPEARGLERRALEEEARFLLGSLEADARYLASLGVFLKDLDRGLVDFPARVGGEVVFLCWQEGEPEVTHYHPLAGGFAERRPLKEETNGLLPQAPRPGETRPGA; encoded by the coding sequence ATGTTTGCCCGCATCTTTACCAAGGAAGAGGCCGATGCCCTCTTGCCCGAGATCCGGAGGGTCCTCTCCCAGATGCGGCAGGCCCGGAAGGAGCTCTCCGAAGTGCAGGCCCGGCTTCCCGAGGCCCGCGGGCTGGAACGAAGGGCCTTGGAGGAGGAGGCCCGCTTCCTCCTGGGCTCCTTGGAAGCCGACGCCCGTTACCTGGCCTCCCTGGGCGTCTTCCTCAAGGACCTGGACCGCGGCCTGGTGGACTTCCCCGCCCGGGTCGGGGGTGAGGTGGTCTTCCTCTGCTGGCAGGAAGGCGAACCCGAGGTAACCCATTACCATCCCCTGGCGGGAGGGTTTGCCGAGCGGCGCCCCTTAAAGGAAGAAACTAACGGCCTTCTCCCCCAGGCCCCCCGCCCCGGCGAAACTCGGCCAGGCGCCTAA